A single window of Jeotgalibacillus haloalkalitolerans DNA harbors:
- the lysA gene encoding diaminopimelate decarboxylase, whose translation MHYYGTSSINEKGHLTIGGVDTIDLANEFGTPLYVYDTQLIRERARGFKNTFEKLGVSSQVAYASKAFSSIAMIQLIAQEGLSLDVVSGGELYTALKAGFNPDKIHFHGNNKSPEEISMALDADIGCFVVDNFYEIELLSRICKEKGKIASILLRVTPGIEAHTHDYILTGQEDSKFGFDLQNGQAEEALNIVLGDNRFNVLGLHCHIGSQIFETTGFIMAAEKMIEKMSEWKTSLNFKAEVLNLGGGFGIRYTKEDEPLAPGKYVEDIITKVKILMEEHQLTMPEIWIEPGRSLTGDAGTTLYKTGSTKHVPDVRNYLAVDGGMSDNIRPALYNARYEAVIANRPEAEAESVVSIAGKCCESGDMLIWDLPICNHEPGDVLAVFCTGAYGYAMANNYNRIPRPAVVFVENGRAELVIERESYEDLIRHDLPLTLSGAEKE comes from the coding sequence ATGCATTATTATGGCACTTCATCAATAAATGAAAAAGGTCACCTCACAATCGGCGGGGTAGATACAATTGACCTGGCAAATGAGTTTGGTACCCCGCTGTATGTATATGATACTCAGCTGATCAGAGAACGCGCACGCGGGTTTAAAAACACATTTGAAAAACTGGGTGTTTCCTCACAGGTTGCATATGCGAGTAAAGCATTTTCATCAATTGCGATGATTCAGCTGATTGCACAGGAAGGACTCAGTCTGGATGTCGTATCAGGGGGCGAATTATATACAGCACTCAAAGCTGGGTTTAACCCTGACAAAATCCATTTCCATGGGAATAATAAAAGTCCTGAAGAAATCTCAATGGCACTTGATGCTGATATTGGCTGTTTTGTTGTTGATAATTTCTATGAAATAGAGCTTCTGTCACGTATATGTAAAGAAAAGGGCAAGATAGCTTCTATTCTGCTGCGTGTAACGCCAGGCATCGAGGCGCATACACATGATTATATTCTCACCGGTCAGGAAGATTCAAAGTTTGGTTTTGATCTTCAGAATGGTCAGGCAGAGGAAGCTCTTAACATTGTGCTGGGTGATAACAGATTTAACGTTTTAGGTTTACATTGCCATATCGGTTCACAGATTTTTGAAACAACAGGATTTATCATGGCTGCTGAAAAAATGATAGAAAAAATGTCAGAATGGAAAACTTCATTGAATTTCAAAGCTGAGGTGTTAAACCTTGGTGGAGGATTTGGCATACGATATACAAAAGAAGATGAACCGCTTGCACCTGGCAAATATGTGGAGGATATTATTACCAAAGTAAAGATACTGATGGAAGAGCATCAGCTCACAATGCCTGAGATCTGGATAGAGCCCGGAAGGTCTTTGACAGGAGATGCGGGTACAACATTGTATAAAACCGGATCCACTAAGCATGTACCGGATGTGAGAAATTATCTCGCGGTAGATGGTGGAATGAGTGATAACATCCGTCCTGCACTTTATAATGCGAGATATGAGGCAGTCATTGCAAACCGTCCGGAAGCTGAAGCAGAGTCAGTTGTATCTATTGCGGGGAAATGCTGTGAGTCCGGGGACATGTTAATTTGGGACCTGCCGATCTGTAACCATGAGCCTGGTGATGTACTTGCTGTATTCTGTACTGGCGCATACGGTTATGCGATGGCAAATAACTATAACCGGATTCCGCGTCCTGCAGTTGTATTTGTAGAGAACGGCCGAGCTGAACTTGTGATTGAGCGTGAAAGTTATGAGGATCTGATCAGACACGACCTGCCCCTTACACTTTCAGGAGCGGAGAAAGAATGA
- the scpB gene encoding SMC-Scp complex subunit ScpB, translating to MAKSNHKAITEALLFTAGDAGLSNEQIAKALDISAQDVEELMANMKQTYQNDSSRGIEVAVFAEKYQFVTKKALSDYIKLLADSPSPSTLTQAGLETLAIIAYKQPVTRVQMEEVRGVKTDGPVHTLLARGLIKEVGRNEGAGRAILYGTTEEFLDYLGLKDLSELPPLPEDIEEDEKEDSDLFFESLKNGLSGNE from the coding sequence TTGGCCAAGTCTAATCATAAAGCAATTACAGAAGCACTTTTATTTACAGCAGGAGATGCCGGTTTATCTAATGAACAGATTGCAAAAGCACTTGATATCTCAGCTCAGGATGTCGAAGAATTGATGGCAAACATGAAACAGACCTATCAGAATGATTCATCAAGAGGAATTGAAGTTGCCGTATTTGCAGAAAAATATCAATTTGTCACAAAGAAGGCTTTGTCTGACTATATTAAGCTTTTAGCCGATTCTCCCTCCCCCTCCACTCTTACCCAGGCAGGATTGGAAACACTTGCGATCATAGCTTACAAACAGCCGGTCACAAGAGTGCAGATGGAAGAAGTCAGGGGTGTTAAAACAGACGGCCCTGTCCATACACTGCTTGCCAGAGGGTTAATTAAAGAAGTGGGAAGAAACGAGGGTGCAGGCAGAGCCATATTATATGGTACCACTGAAGAATTCCTGGACTATCTCGGGTTAAAAGATCTGTCAGAGCTCCCGCCGCTTCCTGAAGATATTGAAGAAGATGAAAAAGAGGATAGTGATTTATTTTTCGAATCATTAAAGAATGGTTTGTCAGGTAATGAATGA
- the spoIIAA gene encoding anti-sigma F factor antagonist: MACRVEAEVKGSVLLLRMSGELDHHEVGPIRKELADLMESDSIRHIILNLKKLEFMDSSGLGLILGRYKYLQKIGGNMVLCAATPAVKRLFEMSGMYKILMVEVSEERALTRLEAVQ; this comes from the coding sequence ATGGCATGCAGAGTAGAAGCTGAAGTCAAAGGAAGTGTACTGCTGCTTAGGATGAGCGGGGAGCTGGATCATCATGAAGTGGGACCTATTCGTAAAGAACTTGCAGACTTAATGGAAAGTGACTCAATCAGACACATTATTTTAAACCTTAAAAAACTTGAATTTATGGATAGCTCCGGTCTTGGGCTGATTCTCGGCCGATATAAGTATTTACAGAAAATCGGAGGGAATATGGTACTCTGTGCAGCCACACCGGCAGTTAAAAGATTATTTGAAATGTCCGGTATGTATAAAATCCTGATGGTTGAAGTATCAGAGGAGAGAGCACTTACGAGATTGGAGGCTGTCCAATGA
- a CDS encoding DUF309 domain-containing protein → MEVLVIVHYPDDYIQFLVHFHGDRDYFECHEILEEYWKEHTDREKNSVWVGLIQLAVALYHHRRENFKGAATMLKQSKYKISAFTDEAANLGLNTEALLHLISEIESAVLVRSPYQSVMLPITDDTLLQACRNECHRKGFIWGEKSNMNDEALIDRHKLRDRSDVISLRKQALLTRSKMNSASDTVD, encoded by the coding sequence ATGGAGGTGCTGGTCATCGTACATTATCCAGATGATTATATACAGTTCTTAGTTCACTTTCACGGTGACCGCGATTACTTTGAATGCCATGAAATACTGGAAGAATATTGGAAGGAACATACGGATAGAGAAAAAAATTCAGTATGGGTTGGATTAATACAACTTGCAGTTGCGCTTTACCACCACCGGCGTGAAAATTTTAAAGGTGCAGCTACTATGCTGAAGCAGTCGAAATATAAAATATCTGCATTTACAGATGAAGCGGCGAACCTGGGCCTTAATACTGAAGCTTTACTGCATTTAATCAGCGAGATAGAAAGTGCAGTTCTTGTGCGGTCTCCCTATCAGAGTGTCATGCTTCCGATTACTGATGATACCCTGCTGCAAGCCTGCAGGAATGAATGCCACCGCAAGGGATTTATCTGGGGGGAAAAAAGTAATATGAATGATGAAGCACTGATCGACCGTCACAAACTGCGGGACAGATCAGATGTTATATCGTTGAGAAAACAGGCACTTCTCACAAGATCAAAAATGAATTCAGCTTCTGATACAGTTGATTGA
- a CDS encoding segregation/condensation protein A, producing MEYTVKLDAFEGPLDLLLHLIQGLEIDIYDIPMAEISEQYTLYIKAMSVLELNTASEYLVMAATLMSIKSRMLLPKQEEHWEEDQDFEEDPREELVEKLIEYRKYKKAATDLKEKETERSMYFTKPPEDLTSYSQPVDSGEKTQIDLHDLIGAFNKLMRRKKIKQPMSTRITRQEISIEKRMSEILETIRSHRSPKPFSALFPVAEKPHMVVSFLAVLELVKRQEIHIKQDHNFSEIMVESIEGVSLVGQV from the coding sequence ATGGAATATACAGTGAAACTTGATGCCTTTGAAGGTCCGCTTGATCTTCTTCTGCATTTAATACAAGGTCTTGAAATCGATATTTATGATATTCCGATGGCGGAAATATCTGAGCAGTACACGTTGTATATCAAGGCAATGAGTGTACTTGAATTAAATACAGCAAGTGAATATCTGGTGATGGCTGCAACCCTAATGTCCATTAAAAGTCGGATGCTTTTGCCGAAACAGGAAGAGCACTGGGAAGAGGATCAGGATTTTGAAGAAGATCCGCGTGAAGAGCTCGTGGAAAAACTGATTGAGTATCGAAAATATAAAAAGGCAGCTACCGATTTAAAGGAAAAAGAAACTGAAAGAAGCATGTATTTCACAAAGCCGCCTGAAGATCTCACTAGTTATTCACAGCCTGTCGATTCAGGTGAAAAAACTCAGATTGACCTCCATGATTTAATTGGAGCTTTTAATAAACTAATGAGGCGGAAAAAGATTAAACAACCGATGTCAACAAGAATCACAAGGCAGGAAATTTCCATTGAAAAGAGAATGTCAGAAATTCTCGAGACAATCCGCTCACACAGATCACCAAAACCATTTTCCGCACTTTTTCCGGTAGCAGAGAAGCCGCACATGGTTGTATCTTTTTTAGCGGTGCTGGAATTAGTTAAAAGGCAGGAAATTCATATTAAACAGGATCATAATTTTTCAGAAATCATGGTTGAAAGTATTGAAGGAGTGTCATTAGTTGGCCAAGTCTAA
- a CDS encoding spore germination protein, whose translation MRKLPKINRELDSRLKEAGLGVSFDFIVRKIDFGDQSISIYAVNGLCETRFIMKILDELSALHEIDRRKNFKGLVDQRIIHHSVEMTDTEDELIRQVFSGLIALKIDGEDECFLIDVRSYPGRQPEEPDTEKVVRGSRDGFVENIIVNTALTRRRIRDKGIRFEMLEIGERSKMDVAVGYIEGIANPELVDIIKKEIEQIHADGLVMTDKSLEEYIVKQGFNPYPLVRFTERADIAAEHLLEGHICIYIDTSPSVIIAPSTFFHHVQHAEEYRQSPAAGTMLRFIRFTGIAASIVLLPLWYLLAIDPALKPESLSFIGVKEEAAIPLILQLLLADIGIEFLRMAAIHTPTPLSTAMGLIAAVLIGQIAIDVGLFVPEVILYVAVASIGTFATPSYELSIANKFSRIFLILLVGFFHTTGFIIGFTLLIVFLAQMRVFTVPYLWPLLPFRPLALLQVITRVPVTSTVIRPMIVKAEDRIRQKRSH comes from the coding sequence ATGAGAAAGCTCCCTAAAATAAATCGGGAATTAGACAGCAGGCTGAAAGAAGCCGGTTTGGGTGTCAGCTTTGATTTTATTGTAAGGAAAATCGATTTCGGTGATCAGAGTATCAGTATTTATGCAGTAAACGGCTTGTGCGAGACAAGATTTATTATGAAAATACTTGATGAATTAAGTGCATTGCATGAAATCGACAGGCGGAAAAATTTTAAAGGACTGGTAGATCAGAGAATTATTCATCACTCTGTTGAAATGACTGATACAGAAGATGAACTGATCAGACAGGTTTTCTCCGGATTAATCGCCCTGAAAATTGATGGTGAAGATGAATGCTTCTTAATTGATGTCAGAAGCTATCCGGGACGTCAGCCTGAAGAACCTGACACGGAAAAGGTGGTAAGAGGATCAAGAGACGGTTTTGTTGAAAATATCATTGTGAATACAGCATTGACCAGGAGAAGGATCAGAGACAAAGGAATCAGATTTGAAATGCTTGAGATTGGCGAAAGATCAAAAATGGATGTTGCAGTCGGCTATATTGAAGGGATTGCGAATCCGGAGCTTGTGGATATTATCAAAAAAGAGATTGAACAAATACATGCTGACGGTCTTGTAATGACTGATAAATCATTGGAAGAATACATTGTTAAGCAGGGGTTTAATCCTTATCCGCTTGTCAGATTCACAGAAAGAGCTGATATTGCTGCTGAACATCTCCTGGAAGGGCATATATGTATTTATATTGATACGTCACCGAGTGTCATCATTGCACCTTCAACATTTTTTCATCATGTACAGCATGCTGAGGAATACAGACAGTCTCCTGCAGCCGGAACAATGCTCAGATTTATCCGGTTTACAGGAATTGCAGCTTCAATCGTTCTACTTCCACTCTGGTACCTGCTGGCAATTGATCCTGCTTTAAAACCGGAGTCATTATCTTTTATTGGTGTAAAAGAAGAAGCTGCCATCCCATTGATCTTGCAGTTGTTACTTGCTGATATCGGGATTGAATTTTTAAGAATGGCGGCCATTCATACACCTACACCTTTATCTACCGCAATGGGCTTGATTGCTGCTGTATTGATTGGTCAGATCGCAATAGACGTCGGTTTATTTGTGCCTGAAGTTATTTTGTATGTAGCGGTAGCATCGATTGGAACATTTGCAACACCAAGTTATGAACTTAGTATTGCAAATAAATTTTCCCGGATCTTTTTGATCCTGCTTGTTGGCTTTTTTCATACAACAGGATTTATTATAGGATTTACGCTATTAATTGTCTTCCTTGCTCAAATGCGTGTGTTTACCGTGCCTTATTTATGGCCATTGCTTCCATTCCGGCCACTCGCGCTTTTACAGGTTATCACGAGAGTACCTGTGACAAGTACTGTGATCAGACCAATGATTGTGAAAGCGGAAGACCGCATCAGACAAAAGCGCTCTCATTAA
- a CDS encoding spore maturation protein, whose product MIDLISLSKLILPLLILTILFAALITKTDAYSAFVSGGKEGLHMAAELLPFLVGMMAAISVLRSSGLLLWITNLVSPLFLYFSIPAEIFPLFLTRPISGTAALSITADLTHTYGPEHMISRLAAVIQGSTDTTLYILTVYFGAVGIKKMGRALMVGLLADLTGMILAVVITIWYFQNVWS is encoded by the coding sequence ATGATTGATCTCATCTCTTTATCAAAGCTTATATTGCCTTTATTAATCCTGACGATCCTGTTTGCAGCACTTATCACTAAAACTGACGCTTACAGTGCTTTTGTCAGCGGAGGAAAAGAAGGATTACATATGGCAGCTGAACTGCTGCCCTTCCTGGTTGGAATGATGGCGGCAATCAGTGTGCTTAGATCCTCCGGTTTGTTATTATGGATCACCAACCTTGTTTCTCCACTGTTTCTTTATTTCAGTATACCAGCTGAAATTTTCCCTCTTTTTTTGACACGGCCGATTTCAGGTACAGCAGCGCTTAGTATCACAGCTGACCTGACTCATACCTACGGACCCGAACATATGATTTCAAGGCTGGCTGCCGTCATTCAGGGCAGTACTGACACGACTTTATATATACTGACTGTGTATTTTGGTGCTGTCGGCATTAAAAAAATGGGCAGGGCGCTGATGGTTGGTCTTCTCGCAGACCTTACAGGTATGATCCTTGCTGTAGTGATCACAATCTGGTATTTTCAAAACGTTTGGAGCTGA
- a CDS encoding nucleoside recognition domain-containing protein has protein sequence MVNLIWIFMLVSGLLFSIFNGTIDEVNKGLFDSAGQAVELVIGFAAIFTLWLGMMEIARRAGLLNLITKLCFPLIQRLFPDLPKNHPAAGYIMTNVSANFFGLGNAATPFGVKAMKELQVLNHQPEKASRSMVTFLCLNTAAVTFFPATIVSMRLSEGAADPLDIVIPAFAATICSCTAAIIYDRISWRITSGKNHD, from the coding sequence ATGGTAAATTTAATCTGGATCTTCATGCTCGTCTCAGGTCTTTTATTCAGTATATTCAATGGAACAATAGATGAAGTGAATAAAGGTTTATTTGACTCTGCCGGCCAGGCTGTTGAACTGGTGATTGGATTTGCTGCAATTTTCACCTTGTGGCTAGGCATGATGGAAATAGCCAGGCGTGCAGGGTTGCTGAATCTGATTACTAAACTCTGCTTTCCATTGATCCAGAGGCTGTTTCCTGATCTTCCAAAGAATCATCCGGCTGCCGGTTACATTATGACGAATGTTTCTGCCAACTTTTTTGGACTCGGAAATGCCGCAACGCCATTTGGGGTGAAGGCAATGAAGGAATTGCAGGTATTGAATCATCAACCTGAAAAAGCGAGCAGGTCTATGGTTACTTTTTTGTGTTTGAATACTGCAGCAGTTACTTTTTTTCCTGCTACAATTGTTTCAATGCGGCTCTCTGAAGGTGCGGCTGATCCCTTAGATATTGTAATACCGGCTTTTGCCGCTACAATCTGCTCATGTACTGCGGCAATTATATATGACAGAATCAGCTGGAGAATCACCTCGGGGAAAAACCATGATTGA
- a CDS encoding D-alanyl-D-alanine carboxypeptidase family protein — MYLIKKLFVVILLFFLLYKPAYAIDVSAHSAILIDAESERVIFSKNEHEQMKIASITKIMTAHLAIRHGKLNDKVKISNEASSTEGSSLYLKAGQTVLLEDLLYGLLLRSGNDAAVAIAEHISGSVEKFSELMNEEAKRLKMKNSYFTNPHGLDTDDQHLSTAYDMAILTRHAIQDKTFKKIFSASSYTPSFKDAYPWTNKHRLVTGLYPHANGGKTGFTKKAGRTLVTTAEKEDMTLVAVTIYGPDDWNDHMSLFEYGFEHYDMAQLISRGPLPVVPGMPENIQYISDHEIKVPLTEEERSQIVYKIVPGTKTELKVYTGENLVSSIPLTEKKFDPPAFYENLLSKLKELFKW; from the coding sequence GTGTATCTGATCAAAAAATTGTTTGTGGTCATCTTACTCTTTTTCTTATTATACAAACCTGCTTATGCAATCGATGTATCTGCTCACTCTGCCATATTGATTGACGCTGAAAGTGAAAGGGTCATATTCAGTAAAAATGAACATGAGCAAATGAAAATAGCAAGCATTACAAAAATTATGACTGCCCATTTAGCAATCAGACACGGGAAATTAAATGACAAGGTGAAAATATCCAATGAAGCTTCGTCAACTGAGGGGTCCAGCCTATATTTAAAGGCAGGTCAAACTGTCCTGTTGGAAGATTTACTCTACGGCCTTTTATTAAGGTCAGGAAATGATGCTGCTGTTGCGATCGCTGAACATATCAGCGGTTCTGTTGAGAAGTTTTCTGAACTGATGAATGAAGAAGCGAAGCGTCTGAAAATGAAAAACAGCTATTTTACTAATCCCCACGGTCTGGATACAGATGATCAGCACTTATCAACTGCTTATGATATGGCCATTCTGACACGGCATGCGATTCAGGATAAAACATTTAAAAAAATCTTTTCAGCTTCCAGTTATACCCCATCATTTAAAGATGCGTATCCGTGGACGAATAAACACCGTCTTGTCACAGGGCTTTATCCACATGCCAATGGCGGAAAAACCGGCTTTACAAAAAAAGCAGGCAGAACACTGGTCACGACTGCAGAAAAAGAGGATATGACTTTAGTTGCTGTCACAATCTATGGACCGGATGACTGGAATGATCATATGTCCCTTTTTGAATATGGCTTTGAGCATTACGATATGGCCCAGTTAATCTCCAGGGGACCTCTTCCTGTAGTGCCTGGGATGCCTGAGAATATCCAGTACATATCAGATCATGAAATAAAAGTCCCGCTGACTGAAGAGGAACGCAGTCAAATCGTTTATAAAATCGTACCCGGGACGAAAACCGAATTAAAAGTCTATACCGGTGAGAATCTGGTCAGCAGTATACCACTGACAGAAAAGAAGTTTGATCCTCCTGCATTTTATGAAAACCTGCTCAGTAAATTGAAGGAGCTTTTTAAATGGTAA
- a CDS encoding GNAT family N-acetyltransferase yields MLIRYKKSFEKIAMGLMSFMPTEKEIKQLQQSMKQYEEEKNFQLFLWKEEDIIGLAGVEIEDHQITLRHISVNPSHRNEGVGHRIVASLKEMYSDKELVSTSYTEGFLQKCEDNEPAAE; encoded by the coding sequence ATGTTAATTCGTTATAAAAAGTCCTTTGAGAAAATTGCAATGGGGTTAATGTCTTTTATGCCGACAGAAAAAGAGATTAAACAATTGCAGCAGTCAATGAAGCAGTATGAAGAAGAAAAAAACTTTCAACTGTTTTTGTGGAAAGAAGAAGACATCATTGGCCTGGCAGGGGTAGAAATCGAGGATCATCAGATTACTCTGCGCCATATCTCAGTAAATCCTTCTCACCGCAATGAGGGAGTAGGACACCGTATTGTTGCTTCACTTAAGGAAATGTACAGTGATAAAGAATTGGTAAGTACTTCTTATACTGAAGGATTCCTTCAGAAATGCGAAGACAATGAACCCGCAGCCGAATAG
- the spoIIAB gene encoding anti-sigma F factor — protein MKNILNCSFSSISENEALARMIAASFVAPYDPTLGELSDIKTVVSEAVTNAIIHGYNEEGFHEVYMKLLMENRVLTIEIEDRGKGINEVATAMQPLYTSRPDMERSGMGFTIMEHFMDQVEVKSSENQGTIVKMVKQLSAVKANCL, from the coding sequence ATGAAGAACATACTGAACTGCAGCTTTTCTTCGATTAGTGAAAACGAAGCACTTGCAAGAATGATTGCCGCATCATTTGTTGCACCCTATGACCCGACGCTTGGAGAGCTGAGTGATATTAAAACAGTAGTCTCTGAAGCAGTTACCAACGCAATTATTCACGGGTATAACGAAGAAGGCTTTCATGAAGTCTACATGAAACTACTGATGGAAAACAGGGTACTTACAATTGAAATAGAGGATCGTGGAAAAGGAATAAACGAAGTAGCAACTGCAATGCAGCCACTATACACCTCAAGGCCCGATATGGAAAGGTCGGGAATGGGCTTTACGATTATGGAACACTTTATGGATCAGGTTGAAGTGAAATCATCTGAGAATCAGGGGACAATCGTAAAAATGGTGAAGCAGCTGTCTGCTGTCAAAGCCAATTGCCTGTAG
- a CDS encoding stage V sporulation protein AB: MIGHVMTAFTGLAAGFAVGGGFVAFISVLGVLPRIIIMASQKTRLRAMEWSMITGALLGTAVMYIPFSVQLSLIIPVSGLLSGMFVGMMAAALTEVLNVIPLITRRLKITGSIEYIITAIIAGKVAGSLFYWLIFLPVWKG; this comes from the coding sequence ATGATTGGACATGTCATGACTGCATTCACCGGCCTTGCAGCCGGTTTTGCTGTTGGCGGAGGATTTGTAGCATTTATCTCAGTATTAGGTGTACTGCCAAGGATTATAATTATGGCTTCTCAAAAAACCCGGCTGCGTGCGATGGAATGGTCTATGATTACCGGAGCCCTTTTGGGGACTGCAGTAATGTATATTCCATTCTCAGTTCAGCTCTCCCTGATCATTCCGGTCTCAGGATTGCTGTCAGGGATGTTTGTCGGCATGATGGCAGCTGCTTTAACTGAAGTGTTAAACGTAATTCCGCTGATCACAAGAAGGCTGAAAATAACGGGAAGCATTGAATACATTATTACAGCAATTATTGCGGGGAAAGTAGCCGGTTCACTTTTTTACTGGCTGATCTTTTTACCGGTATGGAAGGGTTGA
- a CDS encoding D-alanyl-D-alanine carboxypeptidase family protein, whose product MLKKLLFLLCISLFFCINAQSDAAELNLGKVKSGILVDADTGMVLYEQNSNDQLPPASMTKIGTLLLIMEEIDQGRLSWEDEVVTSSTAAGMGGSQIYLKQGEKMTVKEMVKAISIASANDASVAMAEHISGSEESFVKKLNDRIGLMGLKDTQFKNVTGLPESGHFSSAHDMSMLAKELLRHEEITEFTGTYDDYLRQDTDPFWLVNTNKMIKSYPGADGLKTGYTSEAKYCLTATAKRGEMRLITVIFGAESSKERNQLSAEMLNYGFTNFVSKTFNQKGEVLAEAAINKGTPEKVEAALSNSLKVIEKKNENAVYKRKVVIEKNLQAPLEKGEIVGYVSVFKGDKAISKGLLESKNDTKKANWSELFKRSWKKSFFAN is encoded by the coding sequence GTGTTGAAAAAGCTATTGTTTCTGTTATGCATAAGTTTATTTTTTTGTATAAATGCTCAATCTGATGCAGCTGAACTGAATCTCGGGAAAGTAAAGTCAGGAATATTAGTAGATGCTGATACCGGAATGGTACTGTATGAACAAAACAGTAATGATCAGCTGCCTCCTGCATCAATGACAAAGATCGGTACGCTGCTTCTGATTATGGAAGAAATCGATCAGGGCAGGCTTTCCTGGGAGGATGAAGTGGTAACAAGTAGCACTGCTGCAGGTATGGGCGGATCTCAGATTTATCTGAAGCAGGGCGAAAAGATGACTGTAAAAGAAATGGTGAAAGCCATTTCGATTGCATCAGCAAATGATGCTTCCGTTGCAATGGCTGAACATATCTCAGGCTCTGAAGAATCATTTGTAAAAAAGCTGAATGATCGAATCGGTCTGATGGGGCTTAAAGATACGCAATTCAAAAACGTAACTGGTCTTCCGGAAAGCGGACACTTCAGTTCAGCACATGATATGTCGATGCTCGCAAAAGAATTGCTGCGGCATGAAGAAATTACTGAATTTACAGGGACCTATGATGATTACTTAAGGCAGGACACAGACCCTTTCTGGCTCGTGAATACAAATAAAATGATTAAATCATATCCGGGTGCCGACGGTCTGAAGACGGGATATACGAGTGAAGCAAAGTATTGCCTGACAGCAACAGCTAAAAGAGGAGAGATGCGTCTGATCACTGTGATCTTCGGGGCAGAGTCTTCAAAGGAAAGAAATCAGCTGTCAGCAGAAATGCTGAATTACGGATTCACAAACTTTGTATCAAAAACCTTTAATCAAAAAGGTGAAGTACTGGCTGAAGCAGCAATCAACAAAGGAACACCCGAAAAAGTTGAAGCAGCGTTATCAAATTCTTTAAAAGTGATCGAAAAAAAGAATGAAAACGCTGTCTATAAAAGAAAAGTTGTTATTGAGAAAAACTTACAGGCTCCTTTAGAAAAAGGTGAAATCGTAGGATATGTAAGTGTGTTTAAAGGAGATAAAGCCATTTCTAAAGGGCTGCTGGAGTCAAAAAATGACACCAAAAAAGCAAACTGGTCAGAATTATTTAAGAGATCGTGGAAAAAATCATTTTTTGCAAATTAA
- the sigF gene encoding RNA polymerase sporulation sigma factor SigF has product MSVNSINHDEVREWIRQSQNGDQQARDKMVEQNVRLVWSVVQRFQHRGYELDDLFQIGSIGLLKAVDKFDLSYNVKFSTYAVPMIIGEIQRFLRDDGTVKVSRSIKELGYKVRKAREHLSAVLNKVPSLSEISAYLEVPVDDIILAQEASKAPSSIHETVYESEGDPITLLDQLAGQDDQWFNHIALKEALMTLEHRDRMIIFYRYFKDWTQSEVAKELGISQVQVSRIEKKVLSSIKEWLEEEQKV; this is encoded by the coding sequence ATGAGCGTGAACTCAATTAACCATGACGAGGTACGTGAATGGATCAGACAAAGTCAAAATGGTGACCAGCAGGCAAGAGATAAGATGGTTGAACAGAATGTCAGGCTGGTCTGGTCAGTTGTTCAGCGTTTTCAGCATCGGGGCTACGAACTGGACGACTTATTCCAGATCGGCTCAATTGGTCTGTTAAAAGCTGTAGATAAATTTGATTTATCATATAATGTGAAATTTTCGACTTACGCTGTACCGATGATTATCGGGGAAATCCAGAGGTTCCTGAGAGATGACGGAACTGTAAAAGTAAGCAGATCGATTAAAGAACTGGGTTACAAAGTCAGAAAAGCAAGGGAACATTTATCTGCTGTCTTAAATAAAGTTCCATCACTATCGGAAATTTCAGCATACCTCGAAGTACCGGTAGACGACATCATTCTTGCTCAGGAAGCGTCGAAAGCACCTTCATCCATTCATGAAACAGTATATGAAAGTGAAGGAGACCCGATTACGCTGTTAGATCAGCTTGCCGGTCAGGATGATCAATGGTTTAACCACATCGCACTGAAAGAAGCACTGATGACGCTTGAACATCGTGACAGAATGATCATATTTTACCGATACTTTAAAGACTGGACTCAGTCCGAAGTTGCCAAAGAGCTTGGTATATCTCAGGTACAGGTCTCGCGTATAGAAAAGAAAGTACTGTCTTCGATTAAAGAGTGGCTTGAAGAAGAACAAAAAGTGTAG